In Thunnus thynnus chromosome 4, fThuThy2.1, whole genome shotgun sequence, a genomic segment contains:
- the wnt7aa gene encoding wingless-type MMTV integration site family, member 7Aa produces the protein MSRKTRRWILHFFLCLGIVYLKIGGLSSVVALGASIICNKIPGLAPRQRTICQSRPDAIIVIGEGVQMGINECQFQFRHGRWNCSALGERTVFGKELRVGSKEAAFTYAIIAAGVAHAVTAACTQGSLSGCSCDKEKQGFYNQEEGWKWGGCSADIHYGLGFSKVFVDAREIKQNARTLMNLHNNEVGRKVLEKGMHLECKCHGVSGSCTTKTCWTTLPKFRQLGYILKDKYNHAVHVEPVRASRNKRPTFLKIKKPHSYRKPMDTELVYIERSPNYCEADALTGSMGTQGRLCNKTAQQPNSCDLMCCGRGYNTHQYSRVWQCNCKFLWCCYVKCNTCSERTEVYTCK, from the exons ATGAGTAGGAAGACACGGCGgtggattttacattttttcctgtGCCTTGGAATAGTCTATTTGAAAATCGG GGGTTTGTCGTCAGTGGTTGCGCTGGGAGCGAGCATCATATGCAATAAAATCCCCGGCTTGGCCCCCCGTCAGAGGACTATCTGTCAGAGCCGACCCGACGCGATCATAGTGATCGGAGAGGGAGTTCAGATGGGGATCAATGAGTGCCAGTTCCAGTTCAGACACGGACGATGGAACTGCTCGGCCCTGGGAGAGAGGACCGTGTTCGGGAAAGAGCTCAGAGTGG GCAGTAAGGAGGCTGCGTTCACCTATGCTATCATTGCTGCCGGCGTTGCCCATGCAGTCACTGCGGCCTGCACCCAGGGAAGCCTGAGCGGCTGCAGCTGTGACAAGGAGAAACAGGGTTTCTACAACCAGGAGGAGGGCTGGAAGTGGGGTGGCTGCTCTGCAGACATACACTACGGCCTGGGCTTCTCCAAAGTGTTTGTGGATGCACGGGAGATTAAGCAGAATGCCAGGACTCTCATGAATCTACACAACAATGAAGTGGGACGCAAG GTCCTGGAAAAAGGCATGCACCTGGAGTGCAAGTGTCATGGTGTGTCGGGATCCTGCACCACTAAGACCTGCTGGACAACGCTGCCCAAGTTTCGCCAGCTGGGATACATCCTCAAGGACAAGTACAACCATGCCGTGCACGTGGAGCCGGTGCGAGCCAGCCGCAACAAGCGCCCAACCTTCCTGAAGATCAAGAAACCCCACTCCTACCGCAAGCCCATGGACACAGAGCTGGTCTACATCGAGAGATCGCCTAACTACTGCGAGGCCGACGCTCTGACCGGAAGCATGGGAACGCAGGGCCGCTTGTGCAACAAAACAGCTCAGCAACCCAACAGCTGTGATCTGATGTGCTGTGGTCGAGGATATAACACACACCAGTATTCGCGCGTTTGGCAGTGCAACTGCAAGTTCCTGTGGTGCTGCTACGTCAAATGCAACACCTGCAGTGAGAGGACAGAGGTGTATACCTGTAAATAG